One Dermacentor silvarum isolate Dsil-2018 chromosome 10, BIME_Dsil_1.4, whole genome shotgun sequence genomic window carries:
- the LOC125940909 gene encoding uncharacterized protein LOC125940909, translated as MALFQIAPPEPFSFATPNDWPPWKQRFLRFRTASGLDGKPEKSQVDTLVYLMGPQAEDIFKTFKLEPDDQKKFEVELQEYEAYFVPRRNIIYERVKFNTRTQEDGESVEDFITALHTLASTCDYGELREDLIRDRLVMGLQDRKISRALQLDPDLKLQKALLVARQHETVNQQQAELHRVREQEVHQIQSQKGTRQVGKNVSPPESGTNVPKQCGWCGRNRHNRASCPAKDAVCRKCDKRGHFEAVCRSTRAVRNVENRTEEPGFLGVASHSSAYRWEVPVLVESSNVVFKIDTGADEAVVPAELFNRIFPAIKLQPARRRLQGPDGKSLAISGMAVMNMTFAGTNSREDVYVLQGLRTPLLGKPAIERLCVLPQINVIKKLDPESEFPQVFQGLGTFKEEYDLKLNPEAKPFALSSPRRVPLPLFEKTRQELERMQALGIISPVTEPTTWCAPMVIVLKPSGAVRICVDFTELNRYVQREWHPIPAVEYTIGMLRGASTFSKLDANSGFWQIPLSEGSKEFTTFITLFGRFYFNRLPFGISSAPEHFQRRMGQVLSGQEGVVCHMDDVLIWGATQAQHDERLRAVMNRLRTAGITLNRDKCEFSVTQISFLGHTIGNNAVRPDNQKLDAVTEMPHPTSKTELRRVMGMANYLARFVPRMAEVLQPLSFMMSSRQDFVWGPTQEAAFKKWKILLSSDPVLGIYDSNKETVVTADASSYGLGAVLRQRQEDGQFKVISYASRTLTTTERRYAQIEKEGLALVWASEKFRDYLVGKHFSLETDHKPLVSLFGSKGTEELTPRLQRMRMRLMRYTYDIVYVPGRDLTVADALSRSPLPQTEFTELEGEIQGYLRLVASSVPVTAPSLQLIAQEQEQDPDKPTEERIQPRRAAHGETTAHGPAYVQRKPSASDARLPKTGSFREVAASAPEERLRPTPRSARSARAFRRNRRMDRRPPKRSRTRKHRRAQIVLGRFQGNFSTQKSHSSRPAASDQFRRRPRNNATDSGIVRNMQR; from the exons ATGGCTTTGTTTCAAATTGCTCCACCCGAGCCCTTCAGCTTCGCAACACCCAACGACTGGCCTCCCTGGAAACAGCGATTTCTTCGCTTCCGAACTGCGTCTGGACTAGACGGGAAGCCAGAAAAGAGTCAAGTAGATACATTGGTGTATCTAATGGGACCTCAGGCCGAGGATATCTTCAAAACGTTCAAACTTGAACCTGACGACCAGAAAAAGTTTGAGGTCGAACTGCAGGAGTACGAGGCCTACTTTGTTCCTCGACGGAACATCATTTATGAAAGGGTTAAGTTTAACACCCGAACGCAAGAAGACGGTGAATCCGTCGAGGATTTCATTACCGCACTGCACACGCTTGCTTCCACGTGCGACTACGGGGAGCTGCGAGAAGATTTAATTCGAGATCGTCTCGTGATGGGCCTGCAAGATCGTAAAATCTCGAGAGCTCTGCAACTCGATCCGGACCTAAAACTACAGAAAGCATTGTTGGTGGCACGACAGCACGAGACCGTCAACCAACAGCAGGCAGAGCTTCACCGCGTGCGAGAACAGGAAGTCCACCAAATACAGTCCCAGAAGGGTACGCGACAAGTGGGGAAGAACGTGTCTCCGCCTGAAAGTGGAACCAACGTTCCCAAACAATGTGGGTGGTGCGGAAGAAACAGGCACAATCGAGCGTCCTGTCCAGCGAAAGATGCAGTCTGCAGAAAGTGCGACAAAAGAGGACACTTCGAGGCGGTTTGCCGATCAACCAGAGCTGTCAGGAACGTCGAAAACCGGACCGAGGAACCAGGTTTCCTCGGAGTCGCATCCCATTCATCGGCTTACAGGTGGGAAGTTCCAGTACTTGTTGAATCTTCGAACGTCGTATTTAAAATAGATACTGGCGCAGACGAAGCGGTCGTTCCGGCGGAGCTCTTCAATCGCATTTTTCCCGCGATAAAGCTTCAACCAGCAAGGCGCCGGCTTCAGGGACCGGATGGTAAATCCCTTGCCATATCTGGTATGGCTGTCATGAATATGACGTTTGCGGGAACGAACAGCCGCGAAGACGTGTACGTACTTCAAGGCCTCCGAACCCCTCTTCTTGGGAAACCAGCGATAGAAAGGCTCTGCGTACTACCACAAATCAACGTAATAAAGAAACTAGACCCCGAATCTGAGTTTCCACAAGTGTTTCAGGGACTGGGTACCTTCAAAGAAGAGTATGACCTCAAGTTGAACCCTGAAGCAAAGCCTTTCGCTCTGTCGTCCCCACGCAGAGTCCCCCTGCCTTTGTTCGAAAAAACAAGACAAGAGCTCGAGCGGATGCAAGCACTAGGCATCATTTCTCCTGTCACCGAGCCTACTACATGGTGCGCACCTATGGTTATCGTTCTTAAACCCTCTGGTGCTGTTCGAATCTGTGTCGACTTCACGGAACTCAACAGATACGTTCAACGAGAATGGCATCCCATCCCGGCCGTCGAGTACACCATCGGAATGCTACGGGGAGCGAGCACGTTTTCGAAACTCGACGCGAACTCGGGCTTCTGGCAGATACCGCTGAGTGAAGGGAGCAAGGAATTCACAACTTTTATCACGCTGTTCGGACGATTTTATTTCAACCGGCTTCCATTCGGAATATCGTCGGCCCCCGAGCATTTTCAAAGACGAATGGGGCAGGTTCTTTCAGGACAGGAGGGAGTCGTCTGCCACATGGACGATGTGCTTATTTGGGGTGCCACGCAGGCGCAGCATGACGAGCGGCTTCGGGCAGTGATGAACCGCCTCCGCACAGCGGGCATTACTTTGAACCGAGATAAGTGCGAGTTCAGTGTCACCCAGATTTCATTTTTGGGACATACAATCGGGAACAACGCAGTGCGTCCTGATAACCAAAAGCTTGACGCGGTGACAGAAATGCCACATCCGACGTCCAAGACAGAGTTACGGCGCGTGATGGGCATGGCAAATTATCTGGCCCGTTTTGTGCCCCGCATGGCGGAAGTCCTTCAGCCTCTTTCTTTCATGATGAGCTCAAGACAGGATTTTGTGTGGGGCCCCACGCAAGAAGCCGCCTTCAAGAAGTGGAAAATCCTTCTTTCATCGGACCCTGTTCTGGGAATCTACGATTCAAACAAGGAAACAGTGGTGACAGCAGACGCCTCATCGTACGGTCTTGGAGCTGTCCTGCGCCAAAGGCAAGAAGACGGTCAGTTCAAAGTGATTTCTTATGCTTCCAGAACTCTTACAACCACCGAGCGGCGATACGCCCAAATTGAAAAGGAAGGACTTGCCCTCGTGTGGGCTAGTGAAAAGTTCCGTGATTATCTCGTAGGAAAGCACTTCAGCCTCGAGACAGATCACAAACCACTCGTGTCTTTGTTTGGGTCAAAAGGAACTGAGGAATTAACACCGAGGCTACAAAGAATGCGCATGCGTCTGATGCGCTACACGTATGACATTGTGTATGTTCCAGGCCGGGACCTGACGGTGGCGGACGCGCTTTCTCGGTCACCTCTTCCACAAACGGAATTCACGGAACTGGAGGGCGAGATACAGGGCTATCTGCGATTGGTGGCTTCGTCAGTCCCGGTAACAGCGCCGAGTTTACAGCTTATCGCCCAGGAGCAAGAGCAAGATCCG GACAAGCCCACTGAAGAACGGATACAGCCCCGCCGAGCTGCTCATGGGGAGACGACTGCGCACGGCCCTGCCTACGTCCAGCGAAAGCCTTCAGCCTCGGACGCCAGACTTCCAAAAACTGGCAGCTTTCGAGAAGTCGCAGCGTCAGCGCCAGAAGAGAGACTACGACCGACGCCACGGAGTGCGCGATCTGCCCGAGCTTTCCGAAGGAACAGACGTATGGATCGTAGACCTCCAAAGAGGAGTCGTACGAGGAAGCACCGACGAGCCCAGATCGTACTGGGTCGATTCCAGGGAAACTTCTCTACGCAGAAATCGCACTCATCTCGTCCCGCTGCCTCCGACCAGTTTAGAAGACGGCCGAGGAACAACGCAACTGACAGCGGAATCGTCAGAAATATGCAGCGATGA